The nucleotide window ACAGCATGAAGTGATCTTGGAACTACTATGTACAAAAATGAAACCTGTAACCAATGCAAcaaatttaattgaaaaaagTAGAATAACAACAGAGTGGCTTTTCTTTTCAGAGagtaaaattagttttaaaattaaGCAGATATATATTTCAAGCAAAATTTCATGTTTAAATTGAAAACATCTTAAGCATATTGAGGTTGTATTTAATCTGAACAACTGAGAATCTaaacaatttaattttattaaaagtcatattctcttaatttttatattttttaggtttaaaGTGGTAATAGTATTTACTAATAAAGCACAACAAAATCACAAGGCCGTTATGCAGCAGGTTTAAGCAATTTTATTACACAAAGACAGATGTGGCTTACAGGAGGTAATTTTCagctttttcaaaaaacttttagtTCAGTGTTTATGTAACAAAACCATGTGTCAAGTACGTTGTGCTTAAAGTCACACTGAATCGCTTAAGTCCTAATAAAGGTtggcattaaaaaaataataatccacATTCACATTTACCCACTGCAATGTTTTCTTGATTAACAGACTATTTGTTTCTGAACTGTGTTCCTCTTATGACAATCAATGTCTAAAGACAAATAACATTGCGTGCAGAAAGTGATTATGTCTTTCTTCTgtatctttttgtatttttatgctaagttaagttaatttttatttgcccATTTTTTATGTCAAAATATGGCTACCAGTAGCAGTACCTCCAGGACCCAcaataatgttattttcttttctgtttcaaatgtttttgttactAAAAGTTGGATAATATTGCTACTGGTCAGGAGGTAAGGTATTAAAGGTGCTGATTGACAcgcagtaaaatattttttggctgTGATTTTTGATTGTTTGATTTTTTCAGACACAGATTTAGTCAGTGGTACTGACAGGCTAAACCTTTTCTATTGTTTGAACTAGTGCTAAGCAGGATTTCTGCTGGTAAATGTATTTATTGCATAtaatttctctattttttagTTGCTACAAAAGATATAATTTGCATACTTGTTAAGAAACAAGACAAGTTATGTCTGTCAACTATGCAGCTGGTTTGAGCAACTTTCCTCATATACACAAAGGCAAATGTGGTTTACCAGaggtaaaaattatttgtttcacTAAAtgtaattaatttataaaaatgctaGTGTTACAACATGTTTTCTTGTATTTGAATAGATTTACGATTCTCCAGATGTTCTGAAAAGAGGAGTAGACCAGTTAGTCGAGTTGATTAAAAACTCGAAGCATATGGTTGTACACACTGGAGCTGGCATAAGCACTGCAGCTGGAATTCCAGACTTTAGAGGGCCCAAGGGTGTATGGACACTGGAGTCGAAAGGCCAAGCACCAGTTGTGAATATTGGTATGTATGTTACAGGCTTAAGAAAGTGTTTTAATTATTTGCACACCATTAAGTGTGTTTGCATGTATGCTGATTCTTACTCCTAGAGTATTGATAAGAAAATCGTAATCAAAAATGTCAATATTTTGGGGTTTTTTTggtgtatatatttatatatgcaATTATACTTTAAACATTTTGATGTGCGTATGTTTAAATTTAAAGGGTGTAAAAATGTACGACAACTTGTCATATTGACCAAATGCTTGGAAAATTTAGTATGCCTGAAAAAtcttaaaaagtttattttgtttctaaaaaattctTTGAAATCTTGTTGTTGGTAATGCTTTTTGTTAAGAAAACTTTGGTATTTGTGCACACCATAAAAATTtcgttttattattatattttcaacATTTCTCATCGGGACATACAGCTAGTCTGATGTTTAATTAAACTTCTGAAAGCATTTGCCTGCAAAACTGTTTTTGAAAGCACCAATTTGTCCTGGGAATTTTAGTAGAATTCctaaaaaatgtctaaaaactCCTGAAAGTTTCTATTTCTTATTTTACCGTTCCACCGCAATTATAGTACACTCTTGTACACTTGTATATTTTGTGATCTTAGATTTCGATGAGGCTATTCCAACTAAGACACACATGGCTATTCTTGGCCTGCAACAGTCTGGTATTGTGAAATATGTTGTGAGTCAAAATATTGATGGATTACATTTGAGATCAGGCTATCCCAGGTAAAACTTGTGTGATGACCATTCTGTGGCATCGGTGTGTTAATTTTACAACTTATGTGTGTTCTAAGTATCTTGTTTTCTAGCAATATGTTTGCTAAGGATTTTTAACCCTTAGCCTTTTGTGTTGTTATTGGTGGTCACGGATAAGTCCTAAATGGTATCTGTTTGGTACCCGTTGGAAACCTCAATTTATTTTCTTCCCAATGAAAGTCACTTTTTTATAGCAATCTAGCTCTTAGGAGTTCCGGCGCTCTCACTGTGGACATTTTTTGCTCGATTTTCTATCGTAGATCTACATAATCCATCGTCTATAGGTTGACATTGTAGATGCTGATTTTTTTGTGATTGCTTTTGTGTTCTTGAAGTAAACAGTTAAATGGCTTATTATTAGCTGTAACACGAGACAGCTACACAGTTACCGCGTAAATTATGAACAAATATATGTTACTCTTTGTGGTTGCTACAAGATTGACCCAatttttatagtaaaaataaaaaccttttctTTTTAACTTATCTTGCTTGAAAAGCGTAACTCTTAGGTTTCTAGCAACATAGAATGCTTGGAATGCTTTGGGAAATCTTAGAAGATActtttaataatataaaattttctAACCTAAACTGTCGCATTTGTTACCTATTtagttctaatttttaaattttattttgaattaaaaTTAGTATTTCTGTGTTTTTGAATTACCTTCGCACGAacaaattcgtttgggaaaattggtgaaatttttGTCAAGTGATGAAAATTTTATTCCTAAAGTATGATTTTTTCCGACTGATTTATCTAGCTTTCTTCAACGAATGTGTTGATAGCTTCTTAAACCAGAGGTTATATTCAttattttctgttttctttgataaaaaaaaccatCCAGTGAGTAACATAGAAATGCCACTTGAATTaatccgaaaaaaaaaattgacaaaaaaatttgctaaaaaaGTTTTCTTCCACGAAGATTTCTCTGATAAAGTACTTCAGGTATCTCAGCTGTGTTATGAAATTAAGGGTGGCAGATGATGGTACAAATTATAGCCCTTGAAAAACTCCAAAATATGTATCTTTTATTTTGCTAGATCGCAGTTATCTGAATTACATGGAAACATGTTTGTGGAAAAGTGCGAGAAATGTGACCACGAATATTATCGACGAACACCAGTTTCTACCATGACACAGAAGCGAACAGGTAATGTTTGCATGCAGAGAGGAAAGCGTGGTCTCACGAACTGCAGGttggaatttttgtttttaaattataaattctCGCGCGCACTATTTTTCTCAAGCATTGGCACAAAAATCAATACAGTCGTACCAGTCTAAAGATGAGTTAATACGctcaaaataattttctctGAAAAAAATATCCGCTTGCGAGAAACATTTACCTTTTTACCAAGTTTGACCACTGCATTATGTATTCCTTGCTATAAGGTTTTGTTTGCACTTTTGTAGAGGAAAGTTGAGAGATACAATACTTGATTGGGAGGATAACTTACCCTCGGGAGATTTGTATAACGCAGAAATTGAATCGAAGTATGTATACTTTTTGTGTGTGGTTTGTATCTAGACTTTGGTATGACGAGCTTTAATGAAGTCTAGGACATTTTTGATTAAAGATTTATCTTTAAGGAGAATAGCGTTGACGAAAAGGCCCAAAGCAGGAAAAACTctggttgattttttttatctttcagaATTTTTCATGTTTAGAAAAGCCGATCTGTCGTTATGCCTTGGCACGACATTGCAAATCGTACCAAGCGGTAAGCTGCCATTATTTACGTTGAAAAACAAAGGCAAGATGGTGATTGTAAACCTACAGAAAACAAAATACGTAAGAAAGTCTTTTATTTATTCAGTCACATTTGTTGCTAATACAAAATTTTTCAGTTCTCGCGGAACACTTTCCAACACATTATGCTTAGTCTTGGTAATCTATTTGGAGGAGAAAGAGAGGGGAAGTGGGTGCAAAGGGTAAAAATGTCGTTTCCTTAATTATCCAGTAGAATAGAAAATGAAAGATAATTTCCAATTTAAAgccctttaaaacaaaaaattatgggAGTAGAAATATAGAAGATTGATTCTGAATTTTGAAGACTCTTCTCAGTGGGCATTAATATTCTATTCACATTGCTGTTGTTTCGGCATCTCTTCGATATCCAGGCTTGATGTGCATTTCATTGCATTTTTAATCCTTCAGCGAGCCGTTTGTTTATATGTTAAGAAAacgtaatttttaaacaaaatacgaCTATTCTGGAGCTGTGGTGAAGTGTGAGTTGTCATAAGtatttttccaaatattttaCATACTATCGTAGTAACAGTATTTGATAACCTTCGTTAATGCTTCTGTCGCGataattttttcttcatttggTTCGCTTTTCCACAACATTTAGAGAGGGGCGTgcttataaaattaattttaacttAAGAGCGATTATTAGAGGGGGGCTTAAATGGAAGGGACTC belongs to Hydractinia symbiolongicarpus strain clone_291-10 chromosome 1, HSymV2.1, whole genome shotgun sequence and includes:
- the LOC130642907 gene encoding NAD-dependent protein deacylase sirtuin-6-like → MSVNYAAGLSNFPHIHKGKCGLPEIYDSPDVLKRGVDQLVELIKNSKHMVVHTGAGISTAAGIPDFRGPKGVWTLESKGQAPVVNIDFDEAIPTKTHMAILGLQQSGIVKYVVSQNIDGLHLRSGYPRSQLSELHGNMFVEKCEKCDHEYYRRTPVSTMTQKRTGNVCMQRGKRGLTNCRGKLRDTILDWEDNLPSGDLYNAEIESKKADLSLCLGTTLQIVPSGKLPLFTLKNKGKMVIVNLQKTKYDKKADVLIHAYVDDVMERVMKGLGLSIPEFQPEFYLSSVIMLPDDQLKIKKVDVSEVKAEDKSASEQGRLDHNDDESKHTEDEKSNVIKDDSFKSDNSNIKSVTDQLGVNNSNEIIQEIKQEDNANPKSNDESHIKPTVTNGGANDRLPKREMTDIEIFENKKPKM